The following DNA comes from Ochotona princeps isolate mOchPri1 chromosome 8, mOchPri1.hap1, whole genome shotgun sequence.
ACCAGAAGACCTTCTACCTGAGAAATAGCCAGCTCGTGGCTGGTTACTTGCAAGGACCAAATGCCAAACTGGAAGGTGAGTGGCTGTTAGGAAAACCGGTGCTGTGTGGGTAATAGGTCACTCTGCCTAGGGTGTGGGTCTTTGCAGCCTCTCGCATCTTACTCCCTTGGGTAGTCTGTAACTCTGTTTGAAGCTGAAGACCCGACCACTAGAGGGCAGAACCTCAGGAGGGCAGGGCCACGAGGGAAAGACACGGGTCCCAGGGCCATGGCTGGGAGGTGCAGGAACCAGAAATCAAGATGGCCCCTTCCCATCGTCCTGTGTTGTTCAAGCCTTAGCCCCACCCCCAGGCTAACCCACCATACACAAGGCTGGGCTCTGCCCCTTACTGAACACATCGCAGTCACGTTCTGGTCTATGCTCTAAACAAAGCTGAATGAACTTGCACAGGCTCCACCCACTCAGACGCCTACTTTCAGCTTCAGTAAGGAGAAGGCAGTCGGATAGTGGGAACACATGGCATTCAAAACGCCATCACCTCTCCGTGCTCTCTGTCTTCCCACTCTTTCCCATCCCTGCTGGCAGCTCCCTGTCTCACTCTGCACGAGTCCCAGCCCTACTGCTGGTTTACTGGAGGTTCTCCTAATCGAGGTTTTCACTTCCACACGCCGACAGAGGCCGCTGAGGGTGAGAGGTGGGTTTGGGGTCTCCCAGGCTTCCCTGGAGCTGCATTCACGTCTTGGTGAACTGTGTTCCCTGTGCGTGGGTCTTGCTGACGGGGAACATGGGCGTCCCTGGCAGAGTGAGGCCGGGATAGAAATCCCATGGAGCAGAATCTAGGAAACGTGATTCTTTAGGTGGAACAAGATGCTGTGTTCATTTTGATCTTCTGGTTTGGATGGTCCTGTGCTCCTGGTTTTTGGTTGGAGTTGGGGAGACAGGAAACCAGCCAAGGTTTCTCCAActtctctgcctcctttctcTTCATTCGCTtgaccctcccctctgcccttTCCCAGAAAAGATAGACGTGGTGCCCATTGAGCTTCGGACCATGTTCCTGGGCATCCACGGGGGGAAGCTGTGTCTATCCTGTGTGAAGTCTGGTGATGAGAGCAAGCTCCAGCTGGAGGTAAGAATTTGCGGCAGGCATCAAACCACCCCATAACCCAGTGGCTTAAAGCAGCCCCCATTTGCTCTTTCTGTTGCTTCTATGGGTTGGCCAGGGGTAGCTGGGCAGTTCTTCTCTGCCCCTGGAGCATGGTTGGATTACACCTGAGGCTTCCTTCTGCAGCAGGGAGCATGGCTGGCCCTGGGCTCCCTTTCCATGTGATCGCTCAGCATTCAAGGATGAGCTTGAGTTTCTTTACAGTGAGGTGGCTGGCTCCCAAGAGAGATGGTCCCCCAAAGACATGTGCAGGGCTTATTAAATTCTATTTGCCTCATCCTATGGGCTGAAGCCCGTCACATGGCCATCTGGTCTCAATATGAGAGGAGACTTGCAAAGGGTGGGAACACTAGGAGGGAGGGGTACCCAGAGGGCTTCACGGTGCCTCTCTCTTGCTCAAGACAGCTAACACACTTGCATTCgcctttctaaaaatattattttttttgcaaagtcatctGTTGGGATGTTTCTCTTCCACTCTTGGTCTACTTGACCTGATTAGTTGGTATCCCAACCAGACTCCAAGATTCCTGGATTCTGGGCAATAATAATGAGATGCCCAGTCCCAAGAAAAGATGGTTTTTTCTCAGCCACTTGATAGTCAGGAATGATCTCAAATGTGTGTGGCCATAACTGTGGCACTGCCGTTTCCCTCAACTCTTCCTGGAGGGCAACTGCCTATTGCATACTGACAGCCTGGCATGTCCCAGCCCCTCTGCGCTCACCTGGCCATCTCTTCATTTCCAGGAGGTTGACATCACTGACCTGGGCAAGAACAGTGAGCAGGACAAGCGCTTCATCTTCATCCGCTCGGACAATGGCCTTACCACCACCTTCGAGTCTTTCTCCTGCCCAGGCTGGTTCCTATGCACGGCGTTGGAAGCTGACCAGCCCGTCAGCCTCACCAACATGCTGAACGAATCTGTTGTGAATACCAAGTTCTACTTCCAGGAAGACCAGTAATGCAGTCCAGGCCTACTCCTCTCCACTTCCAGCCCCTCAGGGACTCCAGGAACCACCTCTCCACCCCTGAGGAGCAGCCTTTGCACGGTCAGCCACGGGAATGAGGCTCGAGAGCCCTGGACACGGCCTCCTCAGTGTCCAGCCTCCTCAGTGGACACCACCTCCAGGCTGTCTGCAGAACTGTCTCTTTAAAGCACACTTTGCATCTGGGCAGCCCCCTGTTCGCAATGCTTGCCCTTCTGTCTACCGTCTGGGAAAAGCCCAGACCACCTGCCTGGCCTTACACCCTCTGGGTCACTGTCCCAGCTGGCATGCCGCTGACCTGACAGGCCACTCACCAACCTCCTAAACAAGGGCCTCCCTCACCCTGATCCATAAACGGATGTTGGTTCCTGGGGAGGTGTTTAAAGGTCTATGAAAAATGGACTtcttaggtttatttttttattcattgtaaAGGAGAAGCTCTCGCTTGGAGTTGGGGCTTTTCTGGGAAGGTTGGGGAACTGCCACACTCCTGCATTGTGAAGTGATACCGTATCGCAAGTGGAAAACAGGGGaaaccttctttttttcttctttctttttttttttttttttttttgcaattcttTTAGTGATGTTCAAAACTCTTTGAGTGAGCAGTGAGCTCACTCTGTCAACTcctgcattttcttctgttttggagCATCTCTGAGCCCCTCTGCCCATGCCCTGACACCATTTTCATTCCACATCTTCCCAGCTGTGTGCAGCCTTCTCCATCCTGATGCCCACACCATGCAAGCTTGGCTCCCCAGGAGCTCGCTCCTGCTCTGCCGAGGTAGAACTCCAGGAAGTGTGCTTTGCCTGTGTTAACGATTCTGAAACTCCCTAAGAGATGGCCATGCTGTTGTCTGGCCCCAAGCTCTGGGGAAAGTGGAATAGGGCCaagcacctggcctggccctgaagaAGCACTCCCAGAATGTATGTTGTATGAATTGGGTGGAAAGTTTCCTGCCTCTGTGACTTCAGCTCTGTTTTACAATAAAACCTTCCAAGCACTTGCTGTGTTGGCTCTGTTCTTGGCCATGCGAGGCTCAGGGTATGGAATGCAGGGAAGATGGTGAGGCCAATGGGTCCTTCTCAACTGCTGGGCCAGGCCGTGGCTCCTTCTCCTCTGAGAGTCTTTGTCCTTATGGGTTTCTGTTTCCTTGGATAAGAGAGCAGACTTCCCTGCCAGGAAGCTGTGCAGCAAGCTTTGTCCACAACAGCCGCCATGCAACCATCTCAAAAGAACAGTACATGCACCTTGAATCTGCCTACAACACAGCATTTGATGGCAGAGCAACTGACTGTGGCAGCACTCAGCACAAACAGATGAATCTGGCAGACAAACATAGAACATGATTTCATGTACATGAAGTTGGAAACGGCCAACGTGGAGCTGGATATACAGACATATACAGACAGATGGGCCAACCTAGGGAGAAGCAAGGACAAGCCCACCCTAAAAGCTATGGGGCAGTTGGCTTCCAAGAGAGTGTCAAGCAGGAGCACTTGGGGGAGACCAAAGTCCAGGCATCAGCCTatttcttaatatatatatatatatatatatatatatatatttcatatgtgtgcatatatatacacacacatttgctTATATACATATGATGGAAGCTTGAGTCTGGCCCTATAGGCAATCAGCCAACAAACAACAGTACAGCCCTTTCTCCTGCCCAAGCTCTGTTGCATTCTGGACTTGCACATTATACTCCTACAGTGAGGCTCCAGGGGACCCGTGCACCTGCAATTTGCTTTAGGCCAAGTCGTCTCCCACCTTGGAGCCTGTTCCTCTTGGGTTCAAGGGGAGTGGTGATTTAGAAGGGGTTTTTCAAACAGAGCTGCTGAATCACCTCTCTGAGGTCCTCAGAGGTGGGGATCCCAAGAAGGGGAAGGCTCAGCATCGTCAGGCTCCAACTCTCAGACCTGCGCCCACCTCTTGACCTTCCCTGCTTCACAAACTGGACTTCCCATAGGACTTGGTATGAAGAGGCAGTTCTATTGGTAAAAGCAAATGAGTGTAAGCAGCAGACTGCTAAAAGGCACCCAACTGCATGCTCAAAGTCTTGGTTGCTGTAAGGATGTGTAGAATGGCCAACACTTCTGAACCAACCTACCCTAAAGGGATGATACAGGACTGAAATGAGATGAGCAGATGACATGATGGATAAGTGCAAATGGCACAAGGCACATACAGGAGGCCTGGATGATTTTTGACAAAGGTGGCAAGAACATGCAttagaaaaaagaattaattgtTTTTTCAGGGGCTGGCCTAGTGGCTTTGCAAGCTAACCCTTTGCCTgagctgctggcatcccaaataggctgcttcacttctgatccagctctctgcctattgcctgggaaagtggtggaagatagcccaagtccttgaactcttgtacccacaggggatacctggatggagaacctggctcctaactttggggagagaatcagcagatgaaaaatctctctcctgtgtgtgtgtgtgtgtgtgtgtgtgtgtgtgtgtgtgtgtgtttgccttcttctttctctctgtaaatctgcctttcaaataaaaatataaatgttttcttaaaaaatagtGATTTCAACACATGATGTTAGTAAAACCAGACacataaatatagaaaaataaaagtagattccagcactggcacagtggctcaacaggctaatcctctacctgcaagtgctgacacCCCATACGGGtaccaatttgtatcccagctgctttacttcccatctagctccctgtttctggtctgggaaagcagtggaggatggcccaaacccttaggactgtgcacctatctgggagacctgaaagaggctcctgactcctggcttcagatgagctcagctctgccattatggtcattttgggagtgaaccagcagatggaagatctctctgcctgtctttcctctctgtatacatgcCTTCCTggcaaaaaaaatgaatttcaaaaatacatattttttccattcatcatatgcaaaaatcaactcaagatagATCAAATGCCTAAATACAAGACCAGAAACTGTtaaattactagaagaaaatgtGGGGAAAACATTTGAGGACATTGATGTAGGTGAtgtagggagagagaggaggagaaagggggaggaagagaagaggagggagatgggggagggaggaggagggagagagggagaagatatGTGGAGAGGGAGGGTTTCTAttcgttggtttactccccaaatgtctgcaatggctggaagtgagctgatccaaagcgaggagccaggagcctcttctgggtctcccacgtgggtgcagggtcccaaggctttgggccgtcctcgactgcttccccaggccacaagcagggagctggatgggaagtggggcagctgcagTTTGACTCCGCCCCATACAGATGTCGTCATGGtctgcagctttacctgctactccAGCACTGACCCTCTTCCCCAAGGCTATCTGAGGGAGGGAGGTTTCATGTCGAGCAAATTGGGAAAACAAGCTATGTCCCTCCGCTCCTTATTTGCAAAAACACCCCCAATTTACTACCTAAATTAACACAATTTACGTTAAATAGTAAAGAGAAGCGTGAAGCTGACAATCTGTTGTAACTAGTCTGTGAGGGAGAAAATAGGAAACCTCCTACCTGCAATCTAATTTAGCACATGCTCAAATCGTGCGGCTGGAGTGGTGCACAGTCTTTCCCAGAAGCGAACAGCATCTCTGGCCTTTGCACTGAGAGGTGCTCTCAGGGAGAAGGAAGCTGCTGGAGTCCACCAGGGGCTGAGGGACTTGACtcattctgtctccagctcctttgaaatgcccatatgggataccagtatcaCACGTGGAGGcctaatgtgctatgccacaatgccagtccctatggttagattttttttttagatttatttatttttattggaaagtcagatatacagagaggagaagagacagagaggaagatcttccatccactgatttactccccaagtggccgcaatggctggagctgcactgatctgaagccaggagccaggagcttcatcctggtctcccacacgggtgcagggtcccaaggctttgggccgtcttcccctgctttccaaggcaacaagcagggagctggatgggaagcagagcagccaggacatgaaccggcgcccagacATGATTCATATAtgtggaggactttagccaccaggctaccgcaccaggccattgctagaaagatcttctaccactgtccttttctctttgtgaagGCTGGCTCCAAGGACATCCCTACAGACAATCCCAATGTCACCAGTTCTGAAATAG
Coding sequences within:
- the IL1RN gene encoding interleukin-1 receptor antagonist protein, whose translation is MRISRGTRSHLISLLLFLFHSEAVCRPSGKRPCKMQAFRIWDVNQKTFYLRNSQLVAGYLQGPNAKLEEKIDVVPIELRTMFLGIHGGKLCLSCVKSGDESKLQLEEVDITDLGKNSEQDKRFIFIRSDNGLTTTFESFSCPGWFLCTALEADQPVSLTNMLNESVVNTKFYFQEDQ